In a genomic window of Flavobacterium sp. KACC 22761:
- a CDS encoding MBL fold metallo-hydrolase: MKLYPIESGNFKLDGGAMFGVVPKTIWNKTNPADANNLIDIAARCLLIEDGNRLILIDTGMGDKQSEKFFGYYSLWGSHSIDKSLAKYGFHRDDITDVFMTHLHFDHCGGSVQWNADKTGYEPAFKNAKFWTNENHWEWATKPNPREKASFLSENILPMQESGQLNFVDRPKTDFGFSSELGFDIYYVDGHTEKQMIPHIKYQDKTIVFCADLLATAGHIPLPYVMGYDTRPLLTMPEKAKLLNAAADQNYYLFLEHDAHNQIITVEHTEKGVRLKEVFTCEAIF; encoded by the coding sequence ATGAAACTTTATCCAATAGAATCTGGAAATTTTAAGTTAGATGGAGGCGCTATGTTTGGCGTGGTTCCTAAAACAATCTGGAATAAAACGAATCCCGCAGATGCTAATAATTTAATTGATATTGCGGCGCGTTGTTTATTGATTGAGGATGGAAATCGTCTTATTTTAATCGATACCGGAATGGGCGATAAGCAATCGGAGAAATTTTTTGGTTATTACTCGCTTTGGGGTTCGCATTCTATAGATAAATCACTAGCAAAATATGGTTTTCATCGAGACGACATAACTGACGTTTTTATGACACATCTGCATTTTGACCATTGTGGTGGAAGCGTGCAGTGGAATGCAGATAAAACGGGTTATGAGCCAGCTTTTAAAAATGCTAAATTCTGGACCAATGAAAATCATTGGGAATGGGCAACAAAACCAAATCCTCGTGAAAAAGCTTCTTTTCTTTCCGAAAATATTCTTCCAATGCAGGAAAGCGGACAACTGAATTTTGTTGATCGACCAAAAACCGATTTTGGCTTTTCTAGCGAATTAGGTTTCGATATTTATTATGTTGATGGTCATACCGAGAAGCAAATGATTCCGCATATTAAATACCAAGACAAAACGATTGTATTTTGTGCCGATTTATTGGCGACAGCCGGACATATTCCGCTTCCTTATGTGATGGGATATGACACACGACCTTTGTTGACCATGCCCGAAAAAGCCAAATTGCTGAACGCGGCAGCCGATCAAAATTATTATTTATTCTTGGAGCATGATGCTCACAATCAAATTATCACTGTTGAACATACCGAAAAAGGCGTTCGTTTGAAAGAGGTATTTACTTGTGAAGCTATTTTTTAG
- a CDS encoding serine hydrolase, producing MKKFLKVLALALVLAFLYFGFTTYPKLDLISGFSAKSVASGHFMDHRSLDLIQKTDNDIHLLDLATNTINDAGKFATSAVYGLKERKAIYRDGLGALLINDDYDVSKPYLLPKRTKLVNNLPFPYGNNEPKDTAFANVDYAKLKKAIDDSFDKNGGKAKRTRAVVVLYKDHLIAEKYDTGFNKDSKILGWSMTKSITSSAFGVLAKQGKIDIYKPAPIKEWQNDERKNITVNDLLHMNSGLEWEENYSTICDATQMLFQSEDMGKVQMDKPAKYKPNTHWYYSSGTTNLLSRILRSQFKTQQEYLDFWYSAVIDKIGMNSMIVEQDMSGTFVGSSYGWATPRDWSKFGLLYLRKGNWNGEQILDESWVKYTATPTNTSEGKYGAQFWLNAGGKFPDVPRDMFYCSGYQGQMVAIIPSLDMVIVRMGVKEEEPGFDFNGFLKGIISSVKK from the coding sequence ATGAAAAAATTTTTAAAAGTACTGGCGCTTGCCCTTGTTCTTGCTTTTTTGTATTTCGGATTTACAACTTATCCAAAACTTGATTTAATTTCGGGTTTCTCGGCCAAAAGTGTTGCATCCGGACATTTTATGGATCATCGCTCATTGGATTTAATTCAGAAAACCGATAATGATATTCATTTATTAGATCTTGCGACAAACACAATTAATGACGCCGGAAAATTTGCAACATCGGCTGTTTATGGTTTGAAAGAAAGAAAAGCAATTTACAGAGACGGTTTAGGTGCTTTATTGATTAATGACGATTATGATGTTTCAAAACCTTATTTGCTTCCAAAGAGAACAAAATTGGTTAATAATCTTCCGTTTCCATATGGAAATAATGAACCAAAAGATACCGCTTTCGCGAATGTGGATTACGCAAAATTAAAAAAGGCAATTGATGATTCTTTTGATAAAAATGGCGGTAAAGCAAAACGCACTCGTGCGGTTGTTGTTTTATATAAAGACCATTTAATTGCTGAAAAATACGATACAGGTTTCAATAAAGACAGTAAAATTTTAGGCTGGTCGATGACAAAAAGTATCACAAGTTCAGCATTTGGAGTTTTAGCTAAACAAGGAAAAATTGATATTTACAAACCAGCGCCAATCAAAGAATGGCAAAATGACGAGCGTAAAAATATTACCGTAAACGATTTGCTTCATATGAATTCCGGTTTAGAATGGGAAGAAAACTACAGTACAATCTGCGATGCGACTCAAATGCTTTTCCAGTCTGAAGATATGGGAAAAGTACAAATGGACAAACCAGCAAAATACAAACCAAACACACATTGGTATTATTCTTCAGGAACAACAAACTTATTATCGAGAATTTTAAGAAGCCAATTTAAAACCCAACAAGAATATCTTGATTTTTGGTACAGCGCCGTAATTGACAAAATCGGAATGAACTCGATGATTGTTGAACAAGACATGTCGGGAACTTTCGTGGGTTCTTCTTACGGATGGGCAACACCACGCGATTGGTCAAAATTTGGATTATTATACTTAAGAAAAGGAAACTGGAACGGTGAGCAAATCCTCGATGAAAGCTGGGTAAAATATACCGCAACTCCAACGAATACTTCAGAAGGAAAATATGGAGCGCAGTTTTGGTTAAATGCTGGCGGGAAATTCCCAGATGTTCCTCGTGATATGTTTTATTGTAGTGGATATCAAGGTCAAATGGTAGCGATTATTCCGTCTTTGGATATGGTAATCGTGAGAATGGGAGTGAAGGAAGAAGAACCTGGATTTGATTTTAATGGGTTTTTGAAGGGGATAATTTCTTCAGTAAAAAAATAA
- the sufD gene encoding Fe-S cluster assembly protein SufD, with the protein MDLKEKLVSSFMAFEERVDVHSDLHDIRTNALKNFENKGFPTKKEEAWKYTSLNAILKNDFTVFPKQENAIEFNQVKKYFLHEIDTYKLVFIDGVFSSHLSSTTHDGIDVCLMSSALTKPKYKMIIDTYFNQIASKDDSLTSLNTAFAIEGAFINIPKKKVADKPIEIMYFSTGAESALMVQPRNLVIVGENSHVQIIERHQSLNENPVLTNSVTEIFAQKRAIVDYYKIQNDNNEANLIDNTYVSQQQESHAYVHTFSFGGNLTRNNLNFYHFGERLTSTLNGISILNDKQHVDHYTLVNHAQPNCESFQDYKGIFSDRSTGVFNGKVLVEKEAQKTNAFQKSNNILLSDKATINAKPQLEIFADDVKCSHGCTVGQLDETAMFYMQSRGIPKKEAKALLMYAFSNAVIESIKIPELKQRITKIIANKLGVNLGFDL; encoded by the coding sequence ATGGATTTAAAAGAAAAATTAGTATCGTCTTTTATGGCTTTTGAAGAGCGTGTCGATGTACATTCAGATTTACATGACATACGCACAAATGCTTTAAAAAACTTCGAAAATAAAGGTTTCCCAACCAAAAAAGAAGAAGCTTGGAAATATACATCGCTAAACGCCATCTTAAAAAATGACTTTACGGTTTTTCCAAAACAGGAAAATGCAATCGAATTTAATCAAGTAAAAAAATACTTTTTACACGAAATCGATACGTACAAATTAGTATTTATCGATGGCGTTTTCAGTTCGCATTTGTCTTCTACAACGCATGACGGAATCGATGTTTGCTTAATGTCATCGGCATTGACCAAACCAAAATATAAAATGATTATTGACACTTACTTTAATCAAATTGCAAGTAAAGATGATAGTTTGACTTCACTGAATACTGCATTTGCAATTGAAGGTGCTTTTATCAATATTCCGAAGAAAAAAGTGGCTGATAAACCAATTGAGATTATGTATTTCTCAACTGGTGCAGAATCAGCTTTAATGGTTCAGCCAAGAAATTTGGTTATTGTGGGTGAAAATTCACATGTTCAAATTATTGAGCGTCACCAAAGTTTGAATGAAAATCCGGTTTTAACAAACTCTGTTACTGAGATTTTTGCGCAAAAACGCGCGATTGTTGATTATTACAAAATTCAAAACGATAATAACGAAGCGAATTTAATTGACAATACTTACGTTTCTCAACAACAGGAAAGTCATGCTTATGTACACACTTTCTCTTTTGGTGGAAATTTGACTCGTAACAACTTAAACTTTTATCATTTTGGCGAAAGATTGACAAGTACGTTAAACGGAATTTCGATTTTAAACGACAAACAACACGTTGATCACTATACTTTGGTAAATCACGCACAACCAAATTGCGAAAGTTTTCAAGATTATAAAGGAATTTTCTCTGATCGTTCAACTGGAGTTTTCAACGGAAAAGTATTAGTAGAAAAAGAAGCTCAAAAAACAAATGCTTTCCAAAAAAGCAATAATATTTTATTGAGTGACAAAGCAACTATCAATGCAAAACCTCAATTGGAAATTTTTGCTGATGACGTAAAATGTTCTCACGGATGTACTGTTGGACAGCTTGATGAAACAGCAATGTTCTACATGCAGTCACGCGGAATCCCGAAAAAAGAAGCTAAAGCTTTATTGATGTACGCATTCTCAAATGCCGTTATCGAAAGCATTAAAATACCAGAATTAAAACAAAGAATTACTAAAATCATCGCTAACAAATTAGGCGTGAATTTAGGATTTGATTTGTAG
- a CDS encoding HesB/IscA family protein, which yields MIKVSDTAKKKIIDLMTDDGFDAAHDYVRVGVKSGGCSGLSYDLKFDKTKGDDDKIFVDNDIQIAVEKKSFLYLAGTILEFSGGLNGKGFVFNNPNASRTCGCGESFSL from the coding sequence ATGATAAAAGTTTCTGATACAGCCAAAAAGAAAATCATCGACCTGATGACTGACGATGGTTTTGATGCCGCTCACGACTACGTACGTGTTGGAGTGAAAAGTGGCGGATGCTCTGGTTTGTCATACGATCTAAAATTTGACAAAACCAAAGGAGATGACGATAAAATATTCGTAGATAATGATATACAAATCGCAGTTGAAAAAAAATCATTTCTGTATTTAGCCGGAACAATTCTTGAATTTTCAGGCGGATTAAACGGAAAAGGTTTTGTTTTCAACAATCCAAATGCAAGCAGAACTTGCGGATGCGGAGAATCATTTTCTCTTTAG
- a CDS encoding DUF481 domain-containing protein: MKKIILLFFLFFFFKASAQTSDTLVLKNNDIIVGEIKIMNKGVVQIETDYSKDDFKLEWKHVKNIGSERIHIINLTNGVLLNGKISKTKAPNKCEITNVETQTKSIIDLADIVYIKPVDDSFWDRLDASFDVGIKLTKAQNLQQLTANVNLGYTAKRWYGTAMYKHLQSIQDDSDPIRRIDSELSYVHLLPKDYFIPLSVSTLSNTEQDIDLRIISKAGYGKFLMHSNKKYWGVASGLSFNHEKFKDTSEPNKSLELFLGTDFNLYDIGDFSIQTKATVFPSITESKRVRTDFSLDTKYDLPLDFFIKLSFVYNYDNKPKTGASKDDYVFQTTFGWKLD, encoded by the coding sequence ATGAAGAAAATCATTCTTTTATTTTTTCTTTTCTTTTTCTTCAAAGCCAGTGCGCAAACTTCTGATACATTAGTACTGAAAAACAATGACATCATTGTTGGCGAAATAAAAATAATGAACAAAGGCGTCGTTCAAATTGAAACCGATTATAGCAAAGATGATTTTAAACTGGAATGGAAACATGTAAAAAACATTGGCTCAGAAAGAATTCATATTATCAACTTGACCAATGGAGTGCTCTTAAACGGGAAAATTTCAAAAACCAAAGCGCCCAATAAGTGCGAAATTACCAATGTCGAAACACAAACCAAATCCATAATAGACCTCGCGGATATTGTATACATAAAACCTGTTGATGACAGTTTTTGGGACAGACTCGATGCCAGTTTTGATGTGGGAATAAAATTGACCAAAGCCCAAAACTTACAGCAATTAACGGCAAACGTAAACTTAGGCTACACGGCCAAAAGATGGTACGGAACCGCAATGTACAAACACTTACAATCGATTCAGGACGACAGCGATCCCATCCGCAGAATTGATTCCGAATTAAGTTATGTTCATTTGCTCCCAAAAGATTATTTCATTCCATTATCAGTAAGCACTTTATCAAATACCGAGCAAGACATCGATCTGCGAATCATTTCAAAAGCAGGATACGGAAAATTCCTCATGCACAGCAACAAAAAATACTGGGGAGTTGCTTCTGGCTTGTCTTTTAACCACGAAAAATTTAAAGATACCAGCGAACCTAATAAAAGTTTGGAGCTTTTTCTTGGAACCGATTTTAATCTATACGATATTGGCGATTTCAGTATTCAGACAAAAGCAACTGTTTTTCCGAGTATAACAGAAAGCAAAAGGGTTCGTACCGATTTTTCTTTGGATACCAAATACGATTTGCCTTTGGATTTTTTCATCAAACTTTCGTTTGTTTACAATTACGACAATAAACCAAAAACAGGAGCTTCAAAAGATGATTATGTTTTCCAAACAACCTTTGGATGGAAATTGGATTAA
- a CDS encoding four helix bundle protein, which translates to MSKFKSFEEINSWQKSRIFNKKIYLITENSNFKKDFDFVRQIRRASLSISSNIAEGFERNTDKEFIYFLYVAKASAGEVRSQLYLAFDLEYIIKEEFEMLLESITEISKLLSGFIKYLSQKS; encoded by the coding sequence ATGAGTAAGTTCAAATCTTTTGAGGAAATAAATTCTTGGCAAAAATCTCGAATCTTCAATAAGAAAATATATTTGATTACTGAAAATTCTAATTTCAAAAAAGACTTTGATTTTGTTAGACAAATAAGACGTGCATCACTTTCTATATCATCAAATATAGCAGAAGGCTTTGAAAGAAATACGGACAAAGAGTTTATTTACTTTTTATATGTAGCCAAAGCATCAGCAGGAGAAGTAAGATCTCAATTATATTTAGCTTTTGATTTAGAATATATTATAAAAGAAGAATTTGAAATGCTTTTAGAATCGATAACAGAAATATCGAAATTATTAAGCGGTTTCATTAAATATTTGAGTCAAAAGTCATAA
- the sufC gene encoding Fe-S cluster assembly ATPase SufC, whose product MLSIKNLHAAIGDKEILKGINIEVKAGEVHAIMGPNGSGKSTLSAVIAGNENYEVTDGEVILDGEDLADLAPEERAHKGVFLSFQYPVEIPGVSVTNFMKTAINETRKANGQEEMPANEMLKVIREKSELLEIDRKFLSRSLNEGFSGGEKKRNEIFQMAMLEPKLAILDETDSGLDIDALRIVANGVNKLKSDKNAIIVITHYQRLLDYIVPDFVHVLYNGRIVKSGGKELAYELEEKGYDWIKAEN is encoded by the coding sequence ATGTTATCAATAAAAAACCTTCACGCCGCGATTGGTGATAAAGAAATCCTGAAAGGAATTAATATAGAAGTTAAAGCTGGAGAAGTTCACGCGATAATGGGACCAAACGGTTCTGGAAAAAGTACACTTTCTGCTGTTATTGCAGGAAATGAAAATTATGAAGTAACAGATGGAGAGGTAATTCTTGACGGAGAAGATCTTGCTGATTTAGCTCCAGAAGAAAGAGCACACAAAGGTGTTTTCCTTTCGTTTCAATATCCGGTAGAAATTCCTGGAGTTAGCGTTACTAACTTCATGAAAACGGCAATCAACGAAACTCGTAAAGCAAACGGACAAGAAGAAATGCCGGCAAACGAAATGCTGAAAGTTATTCGTGAGAAATCGGAGCTGTTGGAAATTGACCGTAAATTTTTATCTCGTTCTTTAAATGAAGGTTTTTCTGGAGGAGAGAAAAAAAGAAACGAGATTTTTCAAATGGCAATGTTAGAGCCAAAATTAGCAATCCTTGACGAAACGGATTCTGGTCTTGATATCGATGCTTTAAGAATTGTGGCTAACGGAGTGAACAAATTAAAAAGCGACAAAAACGCAATTATCGTGATCACGCACTACCAACGTTTGCTAGATTATATCGTTCCTGATTTCGTTCACGTTCTTTACAACGGAAGAATCGTAAAATCTGGAGGAAAAGAATTGGCTTACGAATTAGAAGAAAAAGGATACGATTGGATCAAGGCAGAGAATTAG
- the sufB gene encoding Fe-S cluster assembly protein SufB — MSKYTEDDLKIELETKEYEYGFYTNIESETFPIGLNEEIVRAISLKKEEPEWMTEWRIEAFRAWKEMIEPEWANVRYEKPDFQAISYYSAPKQVDPNKTLDDVDPELLEMYKKLGISVDEQKMMNNVAMDIVVDSVSVATTFKKTLAEKGIIFCPISEAIKEHPELVKKYLGTVVPQKDNFYAALNSAVFSDGSFCYIPKGVKCPMELSTYFRINQAGTGQFERTLVIADEGSYVSYLEGCTAPSRDENQLHAAVVELIALDDAEIKYSTVQNWFPGNKEGKGGVYNFVTKRGLCETNAKISWTQVETGSAVTWKYPSCVLKGDNSVGEFYSIAVTNNFQQADTGTKMIHLGKNTKSTIISKGISAGKSQNSYRGLVQISPRAENARNFSQCDSLLMGNNCGAHTFPYIESKNPTAKIEHEATTSKIGEDQVFYCNQRGIPTEKAIALIVNGFSKDVLNKLPMEFAVEAQKLLEISLEGSVG; from the coding sequence ATGAGCAAATACACCGAAGACGATTTAAAAATCGAACTGGAAACTAAAGAATATGAGTACGGATTTTATACCAATATAGAATCTGAAACTTTCCCTATTGGCTTAAACGAAGAAATTGTAAGAGCTATTTCGCTTAAAAAAGAAGAACCTGAATGGATGACCGAATGGCGCATCGAGGCTTTCCGCGCTTGGAAAGAAATGATCGAGCCAGAATGGGCAAATGTTCGTTATGAAAAACCAGACTTTCAGGCGATTTCTTATTATTCAGCTCCAAAACAAGTAGATCCTAACAAAACTCTAGACGATGTTGATCCGGAATTATTAGAGATGTACAAAAAACTTGGAATTTCTGTTGATGAGCAAAAAATGATGAACAATGTCGCTATGGATATTGTTGTCGATTCTGTTTCTGTTGCAACAACTTTCAAGAAAACTTTGGCCGAAAAAGGAATTATTTTCTGTCCGATTTCTGAAGCCATTAAAGAACATCCTGAATTAGTAAAAAAATATTTAGGAACTGTTGTACCTCAAAAAGACAACTTCTACGCAGCGCTAAACTCAGCAGTTTTCTCTGATGGAAGTTTCTGTTATATTCCAAAAGGTGTAAAATGCCCAATGGAACTTTCAACTTATTTCAGAATCAATCAAGCAGGAACTGGACAATTCGAAAGAACGCTAGTTATTGCTGATGAAGGAAGTTACGTTTCTTACCTTGAAGGATGTACAGCGCCAAGCCGTGACGAAAATCAATTACACGCTGCTGTGGTTGAATTAATCGCTTTGGATGATGCTGAAATTAAATATTCAACTGTTCAAAACTGGTTCCCAGGAAACAAAGAAGGAAAAGGTGGAGTTTACAACTTTGTAACCAAAAGAGGTTTATGCGAAACAAACGCTAAAATTTCTTGGACACAAGTTGAAACAGGTTCTGCTGTAACTTGGAAATACCCTTCTTGTGTATTGAAAGGAGACAATTCAGTTGGAGAATTTTATTCTATTGCTGTTACCAATAATTTCCAACAAGCCGATACTGGAACTAAAATGATCCATTTAGGAAAAAACACTAAATCGACTATTATTTCTAAAGGTATTTCGGCTGGAAAATCTCAAAATAGCTACCGTGGTTTAGTGCAAATCTCGCCAAGAGCAGAGAATGCAAGAAACTTTTCGCAATGTGATTCATTATTAATGGGTAACAATTGTGGCGCACATACTTTCCCTTATATCGAAAGTAAAAATCCAACAGCAAAAATCGAGCACGAAGCAACTACAAGTAAAATTGGAGAAGACCAAGTTTTCTACTGTAACCAAAGAGGTATTCCGACTGAAAAAGCGATTGCCTTAATTGTAAACGGTTTCAGTAAAGATGTCTTGAATAAACTTCCAATGGAATTTGCTGTTGAAGCTCAAAAACTATTAGAGATTTCTTTAGAAGGATCTGTAGGATAA
- a CDS encoding flavodoxin family protein, whose translation MENKKVIILGSSRKNGNTTKIVDEISKEHHIDVVNLSDYNISYYDYESKNIDDDFLPLIRRILEEYETLIFATPVYWYNMSGIMKVFFDRISDLIRIEKETGRKLRGKKIGVITNSHDNEIEDSFYIPFQKSADYLGMEYLGHAHFNANILNQQTKIELTFI comes from the coding sequence ATGGAAAATAAAAAAGTCATCATTTTAGGCTCTTCCAGAAAAAACGGAAACACAACAAAAATTGTGGATGAAATTTCTAAAGAGCATCACATCGATGTAGTGAATCTAAGTGATTACAATATTTCGTATTACGATTACGAAAGCAAAAATATAGACGATGATTTTCTTCCTTTAATAAGAAGAATATTGGAAGAATACGAGACCTTAATTTTTGCAACGCCGGTTTATTGGTATAATATGAGCGGAATTATGAAGGTCTTTTTCGACAGGATTTCAGATTTAATCCGAATTGAAAAAGAAACCGGAAGAAAGCTAAGAGGAAAGAAAATTGGAGTGATTACAAATTCACACGATAATGAAATCGAAGATAGTTTTTACATACCGTTTCAAAAATCAGCCGATTATTTAGGCATGGAATATTTAGGACACGCGCATTTTAATGCCAACATCCTAAACCAACAAACAAAAATAGAATTGACATTTATATAA
- a CDS encoding cysteine desulfurase, with translation MLDIQKIRADFPILSQTVNGKPLVYFDNGATSQKPQIVIDAEVKYYQEINANIHRGVHTLSQLATDAYEISRRKVKDHINAKHAHEVLFTSGTTHGINLVANGFASILKPGDEVIVSSLEHHSNIVPWQMLCEKTGAVLKVIPIDDNGELIIEEFDKLLSDKTKIVTVNHISNALGVINPIKYIIDKAHTVGSAVLIDGAQAVPHLKPNVQELDCDFYAFSGHKMCGPTGTGILYGKEAWLNKLPPYQGGGEMIKEVTFEKTTYADLPHKFEAGTPNIAGGIVLGTAIDYLNEIGFENIQAYEHELLEHATKRLNEIEGIRIYGNTKNKASVVSFNIDGIHPYDIGSIIDKLGIAVRTGHHCAQPIMNFFCIPGTIRASFSFYNTKEEIDAMVDAVKKAQTMLS, from the coding sequence ATGCTAGATATTCAAAAAATAAGAGCTGATTTCCCGATACTTTCGCAAACTGTAAACGGAAAGCCATTAGTATATTTCGACAACGGAGCTACTTCGCAAAAACCGCAAATCGTGATTGATGCTGAAGTAAAATATTATCAGGAAATCAACGCCAATATTCATCGTGGCGTTCACACTTTAAGCCAATTAGCCACTGATGCTTACGAGATTTCTCGTCGCAAAGTGAAAGATCATATCAATGCAAAACATGCTCACGAAGTTCTTTTTACTTCAGGAACAACGCACGGAATTAACTTAGTTGCAAACGGATTTGCTTCTATTTTAAAACCGGGCGACGAAGTAATTGTTTCTTCTTTGGAACATCATAGTAACATTGTGCCTTGGCAGATGTTATGCGAAAAAACGGGGGCTGTTTTAAAAGTTATTCCAATCGATGACAATGGAGAATTAATCATTGAGGAATTTGATAAATTACTATCGGATAAAACGAAAATTGTTACTGTAAATCATATTTCAAATGCATTGGGTGTAATCAATCCAATCAAATATATTATTGACAAAGCACATACTGTAGGTTCTGCAGTTTTAATTGACGGCGCGCAGGCAGTTCCGCATTTAAAACCAAATGTTCAGGAATTAGATTGTGATTTTTATGCCTTTTCTGGGCATAAAATGTGTGGTCCAACAGGAACTGGAATTCTTTATGGAAAAGAAGCTTGGCTGAACAAACTTCCTCCTTATCAAGGCGGTGGCGAAATGATCAAAGAAGTTACGTTTGAAAAAACTACTTACGCAGATCTTCCTCATAAATTTGAAGCCGGAACACCAAATATCGCTGGCGGAATTGTTTTAGGAACCGCAATTGATTATTTAAACGAAATTGGTTTTGAAAATATTCAAGCATACGAACACGAACTTTTAGAACACGCTACAAAACGTTTAAACGAAATTGAAGGTATCCGAATTTATGGAAATACCAAAAATAAAGCCTCTGTAGTTTCGTTTAATATTGACGGAATTCATCCTTATGATATTGGTTCAATTATTGACAAATTAGGAATTGCGGTTAGAACCGGACATCATTGCGCACAACCAATTATGAATTTCTTCTGTATTCCAGGAACGATTCGTGCTTCATTTTCATTCTATAATACAAAAGAAGAAATTGATGCGATGGTTGATGCTGTGAAAAAAGCACAAACCATGTTAAGCTAA